The following proteins are co-located in the Pedobacter sp. FW305-3-2-15-E-R2A2 genome:
- a CDS encoding RagB/SusD family nutrient uptake outer membrane protein, whose amino-acid sequence MNLKKFTYIIVAAFLTPFLGCKKDLNTSPTNSVESSVIYANTANIETVLNGTWAYMHETFFTYANPGYSTILRMSDAMGDDVAIIQNKYGYADSYNFTHASNTSRLSAIWTILYKVIDNCNNIITKIDAASGSDADKARIKAQALALRANSYLNLVTYYQFNYQVNPLAKGVPLYTEPTTPETEPRAKSSLEDIYKLIVSDLTQAAQSLPVYKRPNTTKYKINIDVVHGLLARTYLNMGKWDLAAQEALEAKKNYSYMTAGEYANGFNDLKNSEWIWGQGQQADQSNASYSFHYLDVTTDIAYYYSFMADPNFLKLFDATDIRAKLFLWDGLPGREGYLRYQKFKFRPDETGDIVMMRSAEMTLIAAESYARNGNLSSAVTTLNELLSARQASLFVLGSKSKEEVIAAILIERRKELWGEGFSLSDILRTQSAVVRLPALGADGQPLKVTVITPDGKTKEVFAKQHTTLKFSDKDKPNFVPNSPYYLLPLPQAELDNNPNINN is encoded by the coding sequence ATGAACTTAAAGAAATTCACCTATATAATTGTTGCAGCTTTTCTGACACCTTTCCTGGGTTGCAAGAAAGACCTGAATACAAGTCCGACAAATTCGGTAGAATCCTCCGTGATTTATGCCAATACAGCAAATATTGAGACGGTTTTGAATGGCACATGGGCCTACATGCATGAGACTTTTTTCACTTATGCCAATCCTGGTTATTCCACGATCCTGAGAATGAGTGACGCCATGGGCGATGATGTCGCCATTATTCAAAACAAATATGGATACGCAGATTCCTATAATTTTACTCATGCGTCGAACACGAGCCGTCTGAGCGCCATTTGGACCATTCTTTACAAGGTAATTGACAATTGCAATAACATCATCACTAAAATTGATGCCGCGTCCGGATCTGATGCTGATAAAGCGAGAATCAAAGCACAAGCCCTCGCTTTAAGGGCAAATAGTTATTTGAATCTGGTTACCTATTATCAGTTCAATTATCAGGTCAATCCCTTAGCAAAAGGAGTTCCGCTTTACACAGAACCAACAACACCTGAGACGGAACCCAGGGCAAAATCCAGTCTGGAAGATATTTATAAGCTGATCGTCTCGGATTTAACTCAGGCTGCTCAATCGTTACCCGTCTATAAACGCCCGAATACTACAAAATACAAAATCAATATTGATGTAGTACATGGTTTGCTTGCCAGAACTTACCTGAATATGGGCAAATGGGACCTTGCTGCACAAGAGGCGCTGGAAGCTAAGAAAAACTATAGTTACATGACTGCAGGCGAGTACGCCAATGGATTTAATGACCTTAAAAACAGTGAATGGATTTGGGGTCAGGGACAGCAGGCGGATCAAAGTAATGCCAGTTATAGTTTTCACTACCTTGATGTGACGACCGATATTGCTTATTATTACAGCTTTATGGCGGATCCAAACTTCCTAAAACTTTTCGATGCCACCGATATCAGGGCTAAATTGTTCTTATGGGATGGCTTACCGGGAAGAGAAGGTTACCTGCGCTATCAGAAATTCAAATTCCGCCCAGATGAAACGGGCGATATTGTAATGATGAGGTCAGCGGAAATGACGCTTATCGCAGCAGAAAGTTATGCCAGAAATGGTAATCTTTCCAGCGCGGTAACAACGCTGAATGAGTTACTTAGCGCCAGACAAGCGAGTCTATTTGTATTGGGATCAAAATCTAAAGAGGAAGTGATCGCCGCGATTCTAATAGAAAGAAGAAAGGAATTATGGGGCGAGGGTTTCTCTTTGTCAGATATCCTGAGAACACAGTCTGCAGTAGTCAGACTTCCTGCGCTGGGTGCAGACGGACAACCACTAAAAGTGACGGTGATTACCCCTGATGGGAAAACCAAAGAGGTATTTGCAAAACAACATACCACGCTTAAGTTTTCTGATAAAGATAAACCAAACTTTGTACCGAATAGCCCATATTATCTACTTCCTCTGCCACAGGCTGAATTAGATAATAATCCTAATATCAATAATTAG